A single Macaca mulatta isolate MMU2019108-1 chromosome 11, T2T-MMU8v2.0, whole genome shotgun sequence DNA region contains:
- the C1R gene encoding complement C1r subcomponent isoform X2 produces the protein MWLLYLLVPALFCRAGGSIPIPQKLFGEVTSPLFPKPYPNSFETTTVITVPTGYRVKLVFQHFDLEPSEGCFYDYVKISADKKNLGRFCGQLGSPLGNPPGKKEFMSQGNKMLLTFHTDFSNEENGTIMFYKGFLAYYQAVDLDECASQSESGEKDLQPQCQHLCHNYVGGYFCSCRPGYELQEDRHSCQAECSSELYTEASGYISSLEYPRSYPPDLRCNYSIRVERGLTLHLKFLEPFEIDDHQQVHCPYDQLQIYANGKNIGEFCGKQRPPDFDTSSNAVDLLFFTDESGDSRGWKLRYTTEIIKCPQPKTLDEFTVIQNLQPQYQFRDYFIATCKLGYQLIEGNQVLHSFTAVCQDDGTWHRAMPRCKIKDCGQPRNLPNGAFRYTTTMGVNTYKARIQYYCHEPYYKMQTRAGSKESEQGLYTCTAQGIWKNEQKGEKIPRCLPVCGKPVNPVEQRQRIIGGQKAKMGNFPWQVFTNIHGRGGGALLGDRWILTAAHTLYPKEHEAQSNASLDVFLGHTNVEELMKLANHPIRRVSIHPDYRQDESHNFEGDIALLELENSVTLGPNLLPICLPDNETFYDLGLMGYVSGFGVMEEKIAHDLRFVRLPIANRKDCETWLRGKNRMDVFSQNMFCAGHPSLKQDACQGDSGGVFAVRDPNTDRWIATGIVSWGIGCSRGYGFYTKVLNYVDWIKKEMEEED, from the exons AT GTGGCTCTTGTACCTCCTGGTGCCGGCCCTGTTCTGCAGGGCAGGAGGCTCCATTCCCATCCCTCAGAAGTTATTTGGGGAGGTGACTTCCCCTCTGTTCCCCAAGCCTTACCCCAACAGCTTTGAAACAACCACTGTGATCACAGTCCCCACAGGATACAGGGTGAAGCTCGTCTTCCAGCACTTTGACCTGGAGCCTTCTGAAGGCTGCTTCTATGATTATGTCAAG ATCTCTGCTGATAAGAAAAACCTGGGGAGGTTCTGTGGGCAACTGGGTTCTCCACTGGGCAACCCCCCAGGAAAGAAGGAATTTATGTCCCAAGGGAACAAGATGCTGCTGACCTTCCACACGGACTTCTCCAATGAGGAGAATGGGACCATCATGTTCTACAAGGGCTTCCTGGCCTACTACCAAGCTGTGG ACCTTGATGAATGTGCTTCCCAGAGCGAATCAGGGGAGAAGGACCTCCAGCCCCAGTGCCAGCACCTGTGTCACAACTACGTTGGAGGCTACTTCTGTTCCTGCCGTCCAGGCTATGAGCTTCAGGAGGACAGGCATTCCTGCCAGG CTGAGTGCAGCAGCGAGCTGTACACGGAGGCATCGGGCTACATCTCCAGCCTGGAGTACCCCCGGTCCTACCCCCCTGACCTGCGCTGCAACTACAGCATCCGGGTGGAGCGGGGCCTCACATTGCACCTCAAGTTCCTAGAGCCTTTTGAAATTGATGACCACCAGCAAGTACACTGCCCCTATGACCAGCTACAG ATCTATGCCAACGGGAAGAACATTGGCGAGTTCTGTGGGAAGCAGAGGCCCCCCGACTTTGACACCAGCAGCAATGCTGTGGATCTGCTGTTCTTCACAGATGAGTCGGGGGACAGCCGGGGCTGGAAGTTGCGCTACACCACCGAGA TCATCAAGTGTCCCCAGCCCAAGACCCTAGACGAGTTCACTGTCATCCAGAACCTGCAGCCTCAGTACCAATTCCGTGACTACTTCATTGCTACCTGCAAGCTAGGCTACCAGCTCATAGAG GGGAACCAGGTGCTGCACTCCTTCACAGCTGTCTGCCAGGATGATGGCACATGGCATCGTGCCATGCCCAGATGCAAGA TCAAGGACTGTGGGCAGCCCCGAAACCTGCCTAATGGTGCCTTCCGTTACACCACCACAATGGGGGTGAACACCTACAAGGCACGTATCCAGTACTACTGCCACGAGCCATATTACAAGATGCAGACCAGAGCTGGCAGCAAGGAGTCTGAGCAAG GGCTGTACACCTGCACAGCACAGGGTATTTGGAAGAATGAACAAAAGGGAGAGAAGATTCCTCGGTGCTTGCCAG tGTGTGGGAAGCCCGTGAACCCCGTGGAACAGAGGCAGCGCATCATCGGAGGGCAAAAAGCCAAGATGGGCAACTTCCCCTGGCAGGTGTTCACCAACATCCATGGGCGAGGGGGTGGAGCCCTGCTGGGCGACCGCTGGATTCTTACGGCTGCCCACACCCTGTATCCCAAGGAACATGAGGCGCAAAGCAACGCCTCCTTGGATGTGTTCCTGGGCCACACAAATGTGGAAGAGCTCATGAAGCTGGCCAATCACCCCATCCGCAGGGTCAGCATCCACCCGGACTACCGTCAGGATGAGTCCCACAATTTTGAGGGGGACATCGCCCTGCTGGAGCTGGAAAATAGTGTCACCCTGGGTCCCAACCTCCTCCCCATCTGCCTCCCTGACAACGAGACTTTCTATGACCTGGGCTTGATGGGCTATGTCAGTGGCTTTGGGGTCATGGAGGAGAAGATTGCTCACGACCTCAGGTTTGTCCGTCTGCCCATAGCTAATCGAAAGGACTGTGAGACCTGGCTCCGGGGAAAGAATAGGATGGATGTGTTCTCTCAAAACATGTTCTGTGCTGGGCACCCGTCTCTAAAGCAGGATGCCTGCCAGGGGGATAGTGGGGGCGTTTTTGCAGTAAGGGACCCGAACACTGATCGCTGGATAGCAACGGGCATCGTGTCCTGGGGCATCGGGTGCAGCAGGGGCTATGGCTTCTACACCAAAGTGCTCAACTACGTGGATTGGATCaagaaagagatggaggaagaggacTGA
- the C1R gene encoding complement C1r subcomponent isoform X1, producing MSVRSRVGREEDAQRWLLYLLVPALFCRAGGSIPIPQKLFGEVTSPLFPKPYPNSFETTTVITVPTGYRVKLVFQHFDLEPSEGCFYDYVKISADKKNLGRFCGQLGSPLGNPPGKKEFMSQGNKMLLTFHTDFSNEENGTIMFYKGFLAYYQAVDLDECASQSESGEKDLQPQCQHLCHNYVGGYFCSCRPGYELQEDRHSCQAECSSELYTEASGYISSLEYPRSYPPDLRCNYSIRVERGLTLHLKFLEPFEIDDHQQVHCPYDQLQIYANGKNIGEFCGKQRPPDFDTSSNAVDLLFFTDESGDSRGWKLRYTTEIIKCPQPKTLDEFTVIQNLQPQYQFRDYFIATCKLGYQLIEGNQVLHSFTAVCQDDGTWHRAMPRCKIKDCGQPRNLPNGAFRYTTTMGVNTYKARIQYYCHEPYYKMQTRAGSKESEQGLYTCTAQGIWKNEQKGEKIPRCLPVCGKPVNPVEQRQRIIGGQKAKMGNFPWQVFTNIHGRGGGALLGDRWILTAAHTLYPKEHEAQSNASLDVFLGHTNVEELMKLANHPIRRVSIHPDYRQDESHNFEGDIALLELENSVTLGPNLLPICLPDNETFYDLGLMGYVSGFGVMEEKIAHDLRFVRLPIANRKDCETWLRGKNRMDVFSQNMFCAGHPSLKQDACQGDSGGVFAVRDPNTDRWIATGIVSWGIGCSRGYGFYTKVLNYVDWIKKEMEEED from the exons ATGTCAGTGAGGTCCAGAGTGGGCAGAGAGGAGGATGCCCAGCG GTGGCTCTTGTACCTCCTGGTGCCGGCCCTGTTCTGCAGGGCAGGAGGCTCCATTCCCATCCCTCAGAAGTTATTTGGGGAGGTGACTTCCCCTCTGTTCCCCAAGCCTTACCCCAACAGCTTTGAAACAACCACTGTGATCACAGTCCCCACAGGATACAGGGTGAAGCTCGTCTTCCAGCACTTTGACCTGGAGCCTTCTGAAGGCTGCTTCTATGATTATGTCAAG ATCTCTGCTGATAAGAAAAACCTGGGGAGGTTCTGTGGGCAACTGGGTTCTCCACTGGGCAACCCCCCAGGAAAGAAGGAATTTATGTCCCAAGGGAACAAGATGCTGCTGACCTTCCACACGGACTTCTCCAATGAGGAGAATGGGACCATCATGTTCTACAAGGGCTTCCTGGCCTACTACCAAGCTGTGG ACCTTGATGAATGTGCTTCCCAGAGCGAATCAGGGGAGAAGGACCTCCAGCCCCAGTGCCAGCACCTGTGTCACAACTACGTTGGAGGCTACTTCTGTTCCTGCCGTCCAGGCTATGAGCTTCAGGAGGACAGGCATTCCTGCCAGG CTGAGTGCAGCAGCGAGCTGTACACGGAGGCATCGGGCTACATCTCCAGCCTGGAGTACCCCCGGTCCTACCCCCCTGACCTGCGCTGCAACTACAGCATCCGGGTGGAGCGGGGCCTCACATTGCACCTCAAGTTCCTAGAGCCTTTTGAAATTGATGACCACCAGCAAGTACACTGCCCCTATGACCAGCTACAG ATCTATGCCAACGGGAAGAACATTGGCGAGTTCTGTGGGAAGCAGAGGCCCCCCGACTTTGACACCAGCAGCAATGCTGTGGATCTGCTGTTCTTCACAGATGAGTCGGGGGACAGCCGGGGCTGGAAGTTGCGCTACACCACCGAGA TCATCAAGTGTCCCCAGCCCAAGACCCTAGACGAGTTCACTGTCATCCAGAACCTGCAGCCTCAGTACCAATTCCGTGACTACTTCATTGCTACCTGCAAGCTAGGCTACCAGCTCATAGAG GGGAACCAGGTGCTGCACTCCTTCACAGCTGTCTGCCAGGATGATGGCACATGGCATCGTGCCATGCCCAGATGCAAGA TCAAGGACTGTGGGCAGCCCCGAAACCTGCCTAATGGTGCCTTCCGTTACACCACCACAATGGGGGTGAACACCTACAAGGCACGTATCCAGTACTACTGCCACGAGCCATATTACAAGATGCAGACCAGAGCTGGCAGCAAGGAGTCTGAGCAAG GGCTGTACACCTGCACAGCACAGGGTATTTGGAAGAATGAACAAAAGGGAGAGAAGATTCCTCGGTGCTTGCCAG tGTGTGGGAAGCCCGTGAACCCCGTGGAACAGAGGCAGCGCATCATCGGAGGGCAAAAAGCCAAGATGGGCAACTTCCCCTGGCAGGTGTTCACCAACATCCATGGGCGAGGGGGTGGAGCCCTGCTGGGCGACCGCTGGATTCTTACGGCTGCCCACACCCTGTATCCCAAGGAACATGAGGCGCAAAGCAACGCCTCCTTGGATGTGTTCCTGGGCCACACAAATGTGGAAGAGCTCATGAAGCTGGCCAATCACCCCATCCGCAGGGTCAGCATCCACCCGGACTACCGTCAGGATGAGTCCCACAATTTTGAGGGGGACATCGCCCTGCTGGAGCTGGAAAATAGTGTCACCCTGGGTCCCAACCTCCTCCCCATCTGCCTCCCTGACAACGAGACTTTCTATGACCTGGGCTTGATGGGCTATGTCAGTGGCTTTGGGGTCATGGAGGAGAAGATTGCTCACGACCTCAGGTTTGTCCGTCTGCCCATAGCTAATCGAAAGGACTGTGAGACCTGGCTCCGGGGAAAGAATAGGATGGATGTGTTCTCTCAAAACATGTTCTGTGCTGGGCACCCGTCTCTAAAGCAGGATGCCTGCCAGGGGGATAGTGGGGGCGTTTTTGCAGTAAGGGACCCGAACACTGATCGCTGGATAGCAACGGGCATCGTGTCCTGGGGCATCGGGTGCAGCAGGGGCTATGGCTTCTACACCAAAGTGCTCAACTACGTGGATTGGATCaagaaagagatggaggaagaggacTGA